In the Clavelina lepadiformis chromosome 8, kaClaLepa1.1, whole genome shotgun sequence genome, one interval contains:
- the LOC143468675 gene encoding cadherin-2-like has protein sequence MNISIVILSILSLNILFAHCFVDVNNKGLISRIRVKREWTYPPINTVETSPQAVAYFKQKIIGTVKSSTNPPKYELVPTVAVKDGIFDLVTNPGSASADIWQLKPVDREQTPRITLTILALDANGNKVEDPVEVTVNVLDVNDNAPVFVQSSLHGNVSEAATIGTILNMKVEATDADLKGENYGVVSFYYVSPTDDKKFNISENGQQILLNDEVDFETTPQLTFVVVAKDGYHGASRSETTATVTITVLDANDHAPVYTNDKFDTSVGELLPVQSTVMKLSASDIDQGINKAVSFKIDSGNTDEQFSVRSNPSADGDSTGEIVLNKPLDFESGLTDFSLRVTAYNKDAKNPDLYSTTKTFEIKVTDENEAPQFTQEAYSGYVRENNPDPVPDIVTVQAIDNDFGGNQTVTYTIDNNEGWFIISSDGKITANEPVDREHPSVNPVTNIYELAVRATDNHPVHPRSSVVTVNVEIGDVNDNAPEKGSGWREIVCENVNRKYKNVTIVTVVDKDTPQNGPPFHAKILEYTDIFMAEGYDDDRFGILSDVLQFDAAEQNLYEIPIQLTDSTNIPGESVMTSTQTLTLSICSCNSDYVPDCSFTKRVVGAGFSVAAIVAIIAAILLLLIIVLAVVAYRRRNMVELEKPVPFFNKDFIFENYQNLQVYLDEDIGHEDIPSDTDIGDYMNRFLFFFSTYNQAKDIADNDPTAPPFDSLLVFDYEGQGSDAGSLSSLNSGTTDGSQDYDYLNNWGPRFKKLADMYGGGESD, from the exons gaTTAATAAGCAGAATTCGTGTTAAAAGAGAATGGACCTATCCACCTATAAACACTGTGGAAACAAGCCCTCAGGCTGTTGCATACTTTAAGCAAAAGATAATTGGAACg GTTAAATCAAGCACAAATCCCCCCAAATATGAACTAGTGCCTACCGTAGCTGTTAAAGATGGAATATTTGATCTGGTAACTAACCCTGGATCAGCTTCAGCTGATATTTGGCAGCTGAAACCAGTAGATAGAGAGCAAACTCCACGTATTACCTTGACAATTTTGGCATTGGATGCTAATGGAAATAAA GTGGAAGATCCTGTTGAAGTTACAGTCAATGTTTTAGATGTAAATGACAATGCTCCAGTATTTGTCCAATCTAGCTTACACGGAAATGTCTCAGAAGCAGCAACAATAg GCACAATCTTAAACATGAAAGTGGAAGCAACAGATGCAGACTTGAAGGGAGAAAATTATGGAGTTGTATCATTTTATTATGTCAGTCCAActgatgataaaaaatttaatatttccGAAAATGGACAACAAATTCTTCTAAATGACGAGGTTGATTTCGAAACCACACCCCAATTAACTTTTGTAGTTGTGGCTAAGGATGGTTACCATGGAGCATCAC GTTCCGAAACAACAGCGACGGTTACAATAACTGTCCTTGACGCAAATGATCATGCGCCAGTATATACAAATGATAAGTTTGATACCTCAGTGGGTGAACTTTTGCCAGTGCAGTCAACAGTTATGAAGCTCAGTGCTTCTGACATTGATCAAGGAATTAACAAAGCG GTTTCCTTTAAAATTGATTCTGGTAATACTGATGAACAATTTAGTGTTCGTTCCAACCCCAGTGCTGATGGGGATAGTACAGGAGAAATAGTTCTCAATAAGCCACTTGATTTTGAAAGTGGACTCACAGATTTTTCATTACGTGTAACTGCTTACAACAAAGACGCTAAAAATCCTGATCTATACTCG ACAACTAAAACCTTTGAGATTAAAGTAACTGATGAAAATGAAGCACCGCAGTTCACACAAGAGGCCTACAGTGGCTATGTAAGGGAAAACAACCCAGATCCTGTACCAGACATTGTAACAGTTCAAGCCATAGACAATGATTTTGGTGGCAACCAAACAGTCAC ATACACAATTGATAACAATGAAGGCTGGTTTATCATTTCGTCTGATGGTAAAATCACCGCAAATGAACCAGTGGACCGTGAACATCCATCTGTGAATCCAGTGACCAATATATATGAGCTAGCTGTTCGGGCTACTGACAATC aTCCAGTGCATCCCAGGTCATCTGTAGTAACTGTTAACGTAGAGATTGGTGATGTCAATGATAACGCCCCTGAAAAAGGGTCAGGATGGCGAGAAATTGTATGTGAGAATGTCAAtcgaaaatataaaaacgttACAATTGTGACTGTTGTGGATAAAGATACTCCACAAAATGGGCCCCCATttcatgcaaaaattttagaatACACAGACATCTTCATGGCTGAAGGAT ATGATGATGATCGATTTGGAATTTTGTCtgatgttttgcaatttgatgCCGCAGAGCAGAATCTCTATGAAATTCCCATTCAGCTTACAGACTCTACTAACATACCTGGTGAAAGTGTCATGACTAGTACCCAGACGTTGACATTGTCCATCTGCAG TTGTAACAGTGATTATGTTCCTGATTGTTCATTTACCAAGCGAGTTGTGGGCGCCGGGTTTTCAGTTGCTGCTATAGTAGCTATTATTGCTGCTATTCTGTTATTACTGA TCATTGTACTTGCGGTGGTGGCCTACAGACGTCGTAATATGGTTGAATTGGAAAAGCCGGTTCCTTTCTTTAATAaggattttatttttgaaaactatcAAAACCTTCAAGTCTATCTCGATGAAGACATTGGACATGAAGACATACCTTCCGATACTGACATTGGTGATTATATGAATAGG ttcctgttttttttttctacatATAACCAGGCAAAGGATATTGCAGACAATGACCCTACAGCACCACCATTTGATTCACTTCTGGTCTTCGACTACGAAGGGCAAGGCTCCGATGCAGGCTCCTTGAGCTCGTTGAACTCCGGAACAACCGATGGTTCGCAGGATTACGACTACCTTAACAATTGGGGACCAAGATTCAAGAAACTGGCTGACATGTACGGCGGTGGTGAGAGCGATTAA